Proteins encoded by one window of Rhodamnia argentea isolate NSW1041297 chromosome 6, ASM2092103v1, whole genome shotgun sequence:
- the LOC115746016 gene encoding uncharacterized protein LOC115746016 isoform X2 yields the protein MEAATTRISPSIALSGNGLKARTEPSPPSSSPYSPLLVRSMAAQKPLPSAAKTVGSRKNGTVVFPLGEPGPKTVFTNGNAPPIKLLTRVEQLKLLTKAEKAGLLSAAEKFGLSLSSIEKLGLLSKAEELGVLSAATNPATPGALFTISLGLLLLGPACVYLVPEDYPWEVAAQVLVALLCTAGGSAAFAVSNLVSNLQKSQ from the exons ATGGAAGCAGCAACAACCAGAATTTCACCGAGCATCGCTCTCTCCGGTAATGGACTCAAGGCGAGAACCGAGCCTTCGCCGCCTTCTTCTTCCCCGTACTCGCCGCTGCTCGTCCGGTCCATGGCCGCTCAGAAGCCCTTGCCCTCCGCTGCCAAGACCGTCGGCTCCAGAAAG AATGGAACGGTGGTGTTCCCTCTCGGAGAACCAGGACCGAAGACCGTCTTTACGAACGGCAATGCTCCGCCAATTAAGCTGCTGACGAGGGTGGAGCAACTGAAGCTACTCACCAAAGCGGAGAAGGCGGGCCTGCTGTCGGCTGCTGAGAAGTTTGGCCTCTCCCTGTCGTCGATCGAGAAGTTGGGTCTCCTCTCGAAGGCGGAAGAGCTTGGAGTCTTGTCGGCGGCCACCAACCCAGCCACCCCGGGCGCTCTGTTCACGATCAGCCTTGGTTTGCTGCTGCTTGGTCCCGCTTGTGTCTACCTGGTCCCTGAGGACTACCCCTGGGAAGTAGCAGCTCAGGTTCTCGTAGCTTTGCTTTGCACAGCAGGCGGGTCTGCAGCCTTTGCCGTGTCGAATTTGGTGTCCAACTTGCAAAAATCACAATGA
- the LOC115743772 gene encoding nuclear transport factor 2-like, with the protein MAIQEPTPAAPPSAEVVGNAFVEQYYHMLHQSPEMVHRFYQDSSLLSRPDVNGVMTKVTTMQAINEKIMSLNYKDHTVEIKTADAQESHEKGVIVLVTGCLTGKDNARRKFTQTFFLAPQDKGYFVLNDVFRYVGESESLVNGTSENAPAVALTTELGAINAPDQLAAEPAAAIEEEDVAEVCDPSDNEGSVLEEVTIESPVHKAAESTPAAEEDAPKTYASILKAMQGNAASRSIHVPTSRAAGGATGNVQQSTVSVPAKPSAPVTSPLVSDNAPESSNHSEEVEGHSIYIRNLPYNATVELLEEEFRKFGPIKPNGIQVRSAKQGSCFGFVEFEALSSMQSALEASPIAIGDHQAVVEEKRTTTRVTGNSGGSRGRYSSRGGFRSDSFRGRGIYGGGRGYGRNDFRTQGDYSGRPRGSAGRGVETYQRVNQNGLGRGGRQGGGNRSSVPPST; encoded by the exons ATGGCAATACAGGAACCAACTCCTGCTGCTCCGCCTAGTGCCGAGGTAGTTGGCAATGCCTTTGTGGAGCAATATTATCATATGCTTCACCAGTCCCCAGAAATGGTGCATAGATTTTACCAGGATTCAAGTTTGCTGAGCCGACCAGATGTTAATGGTGTAATGACTAAAGTCACAACTATGCAA GCTATCAATGAGAAAATTATGTCCCTGAATTACAAAGACCATACTGTGGAGATAAAAACTGCTGATGCACAAGAATCTCATGAGAAAGGGGTGATTGTTCTTGTTACTGGATGTCTAACTGGAAAGGATAATGCCAGAAGGAAGTTTACTCAGACATTCTTTCTAGCTCCTCAAGACAAAGGCTACTTTGTTCTGAATGATGTTTTTAGATATGTTGGGGAAAGTGAATCATTGGTCAATGGTACAAGTGAAAATGCTCCAGCAGTTGCATTGACCACTGAACTTG GGGCCATAAATGCTCCTGATCAACTTGCTGCTGAGCCTGCAGCTGCAATTGAGGAGGAAGATGTTGCTGAAGTCTGTGATCCCTCAGATAATGAAGGCTCTGTGCTTGAAGAAGTGACCATTGAATCCCCAGTTCATAAAGCTGCGGAATCCACTCCTGCAGCTGAGGAGGATGCTCCAAAGACATATGCCTCCATC CTTAAAGCAATGCAAGGTAATGCAGCATCTCGCTCTATTCATGTTCCTACCAGTAGAGCGGCTGGTGGAGCTACAGGCAATGTGCAGCAGTCCACTGTTTCTGTACCTGCAAAACCCAGTGCTCCTGTCACATCGCCTCTGGTTAGTGATAATGCTCCTGAAAGCAGCAACCATAGTGAAGAAG TTGAAGGCCACTCAATATATATACGGAACTTGCCTTACAATGCAACAGTTGAACTACTTGAGGAAGAGTTCAGAAAATTTGGGCCCATAAAACCTAATGGCATCCAAGTCCGTAGTGCTAAG CAGGGTTCATGCTTTGGTTTTGTTGAGTTCGAAGCATTGAGTTCCATGCAAAGTGCACTTGAG GCATCTCCAATTGCCATAGGGGATCATCAAGCAGTTGTTGAAGAGAAAAGAACTACTACTCGAG ttaCTGGAAATAGTGGCGGTAGTAGAGGCAGGTACTCTAGTAGAGGTGGATTTCGCAGTGACAGCTTTAGGGGGCGTGGAATTTACGGTGGTGGTCGGGGATATGGTAGGAACGATTTCAGAACTCAGGGTGATTATTCAGGTCGCCCTAGGGGATCGGCAGGACGTGGTGTTGAAACTTATCAACGGGTTAATCAGAATGGATTAGGCAGAGGTGGGCGTCAAGGTGGCGGAAATCGCAGCTCTGTGCCTCCTTCAACGTGA
- the LOC115740316 gene encoding LOW QUALITY PROTEIN: transcription factor TCP5-like (The sequence of the model RefSeq protein was modified relative to this genomic sequence to represent the inferred CDS: deleted 2 bases in 2 codons) yields MNPIPREGGGFQSAKHEEEKNETGGSLSRLAPPSTSRQWSGFRNPRIVRVSRSFGGKDRHSKVCTIRGLRDRRIRLSVPTAVQLYDLQDKLGLSQPSKVIDWLLDASKQDIDRLPPLQMPPNFGQFHQQILFPQEPSSANPQPSLISPFLPTSSTTFLKHGIKIAEGSVDHGVHDSESSAMARSKFWNIDTYNTLRAKNKEVEIDDHNDQPLSEKGKWIETDQVHDHLGSSVNSHHAQVSAQNFFPIVSYSLSGLPNSALPYSYNNQWDPSSLSLSQLGTHSFQLLPDQNPLNPSSIASSSALPSSAPQLYFCPTAAMTPIFPSYPSYLTPSIDTDPRQLNHLHLLSSSSQQHILPTSLVPSLQLMGSPMRLPFQTSTSTKFLQRQDDGESEEDEDRSGS; encoded by the exons ATGAACCCAATTccaagagaaggaggaggattTCAATCAGCGAAGCACGAGGAAGAAAAGAACGAGACCGGCGGGAGTTTGTCCCGCTTGGCGCCGCCATCGACTTCCAGGCAATGGTCAGGCTTCCGAAACCCAAGGATCGTGCGTGTCTCGCGCTCTTTC GGAGGCAAGGATAGGCACAGCAAGGTCTGCACTATTAGGGGTCTGAGGGATAGGAGGATTAGGCTCTCCGTGCCCACAGCAGTTCAATTGTATGATCTTCAAGACAAGCTAGGGCTCAGCCAACCCAGCAAAGTCATCGACTGGTTGCTAGATGCCTCTAAACAAGACATCGACAGGTTGCCACCGCTCCAAATGCCTCCGAACTTTGGCCAATTCCACCAGCAAATCCTATTCCCGCAAGAGCCGTCGAGCGCCAACCCGCAACCTTCCTTGATCTCTCCCTTTCTCCCCACAAGCTCAACAACATTCTTGAAGCACGGGATTAAGATTGCCGAGGGTAGTGTCGATCACGGGGTTCATGACAGCGAATCTTCGGCGATGGCAAGGTCAAAGTTTTGGAACATCGATACGTATAACACACTGAGAGCAAAGAACAAGGAGGTCGAAATAGATGATCATAATGATCAGCCTCTTTCTGAGAAGGGCAAGTGGATTGAGACCGATCAAGTGCATGACCATTTGGGATCATCAGTGAACTCTCACCATGCACAGGTATCAGCTCAGAACTTCTTCCCAATCGTTAGTTATTCCTTGAGCGGCTTGCCGAACAGCGCCTTGCCGTACTCCTACAATAATCAATGGGACCCTTCGAGTTTGTCATTGTCTCAGCTTGGGACTCACAGCTTTCAATTGCTGCCAGATCAAAATCCCCTAAATCCCTCGTCGATCGCTTCCTCTTCGGCTCTT CCGTCCTCTGCTCCCCAGTTATACTTCTGCCCGACCGCGGCGATGACCCCGATCTTTCCTTCCTACCCTTCGTATCTTACCCCTTCCATCGACACAGATCCGAGGCAACTGAACCACCTTCATCTACTGAGCTCCAGTTCGCAACAGCACATCTTGCCTACTTCCCTCGTGCCATCCCTTCAATTAATGGGCTCGCCAATGAGATTGCCGTTCCAaaccagcaccagcaccaaaTTTCTTCAACGGCAAGACGACGGCGAGAGCGAAGAAGACGAGGACAGGAGCGGTTCTTGA
- the LOC115746016 gene encoding uncharacterized protein LOC115746016 isoform X1 encodes MEAATTRISPSIALSGNGLKARTEPSPPSSSPYSPLLVRSMAAQKPLPSAAKTVGSRKMQNGTVVFPLGEPGPKTVFTNGNAPPIKLLTRVEQLKLLTKAEKAGLLSAAEKFGLSLSSIEKLGLLSKAEELGVLSAATNPATPGALFTISLGLLLLGPACVYLVPEDYPWEVAAQVLVALLCTAGGSAAFAVSNLVSNLQKSQ; translated from the exons ATGGAAGCAGCAACAACCAGAATTTCACCGAGCATCGCTCTCTCCGGTAATGGACTCAAGGCGAGAACCGAGCCTTCGCCGCCTTCTTCTTCCCCGTACTCGCCGCTGCTCGTCCGGTCCATGGCCGCTCAGAAGCCCTTGCCCTCCGCTGCCAAGACCGTCGGCTCCAGAAAG ATGCAGAATGGAACGGTGGTGTTCCCTCTCGGAGAACCAGGACCGAAGACCGTCTTTACGAACGGCAATGCTCCGCCAATTAAGCTGCTGACGAGGGTGGAGCAACTGAAGCTACTCACCAAAGCGGAGAAGGCGGGCCTGCTGTCGGCTGCTGAGAAGTTTGGCCTCTCCCTGTCGTCGATCGAGAAGTTGGGTCTCCTCTCGAAGGCGGAAGAGCTTGGAGTCTTGTCGGCGGCCACCAACCCAGCCACCCCGGGCGCTCTGTTCACGATCAGCCTTGGTTTGCTGCTGCTTGGTCCCGCTTGTGTCTACCTGGTCCCTGAGGACTACCCCTGGGAAGTAGCAGCTCAGGTTCTCGTAGCTTTGCTTTGCACAGCAGGCGGGTCTGCAGCCTTTGCCGTGTCGAATTTGGTGTCCAACTTGCAAAAATCACAATGA